The proteins below come from a single Rhodococcus sp. WMMA185 genomic window:
- a CDS encoding DUF5926 family protein, which produces MGKKSKRNSGPKPGNARAEKMAQRRAERESAAAAVTRPFQGLAAECDLVALREFVPSATAPLPLKDSQRQVTLATVLPGAVAALVREEGDDATGFVGVQVQVHSADLGADLAASIVWAQESAPGESLTFADPGSETPALADVIDADALLDITVHQDFDWWIPEGVEPTSEVAATVQHANAAIMPSARIEADGIVGAWWVDAGERAHLRWVRPEDEDDLMLALARVHAAGGLHLGEGSRYAGSFRTHGLLVPVFDLDREKHPTEWAAGTIELGERLTQALAVDAPLTNEERRARDGLRGRQVTLR; this is translated from the coding sequence GTGGGAAAGAAAAGCAAGAGAAACAGCGGTCCGAAGCCAGGCAATGCCCGCGCCGAGAAGATGGCGCAGCGACGGGCGGAGCGAGAGAGCGCTGCGGCGGCAGTGACCCGGCCCTTCCAAGGTCTCGCCGCCGAATGTGATCTGGTGGCGCTGCGCGAATTCGTGCCGTCGGCGACGGCCCCGCTTCCCTTGAAGGATTCGCAGCGCCAGGTGACGCTGGCGACGGTGCTTCCGGGCGCAGTCGCGGCACTGGTCCGGGAGGAAGGGGACGATGCCACCGGGTTCGTCGGGGTGCAGGTCCAGGTGCATTCGGCCGATCTCGGTGCCGACCTGGCCGCATCGATCGTCTGGGCTCAGGAGTCCGCCCCTGGTGAGTCGCTTACGTTCGCCGACCCCGGTTCGGAGACGCCCGCACTCGCCGATGTGATCGACGCCGATGCGCTTCTCGACATCACCGTGCACCAGGACTTCGATTGGTGGATTCCCGAAGGGGTGGAACCGACCTCAGAGGTCGCGGCCACTGTGCAGCACGCGAATGCGGCGATCATGCCCTCGGCCCGAATCGAAGCCGACGGCATCGTCGGGGCATGGTGGGTCGACGCGGGCGAGAGGGCTCACTTGCGCTGGGTGCGCCCCGAGGACGAAGACGATCTGATGCTCGCTCTCGCGCGCGTGCATGCCGCCGGCGGTCTACACCTCGGTGAGGGTTCCCGGTATGCCGGATCGTTCCGGACGCACGGACTGCTGGTCCCGGTGTTCGACCTCGATCGGGAGAAGCACCCCACCGAATGGGCAGCGGGGACCATCGAACTCGGTGAACGGCTGACCCAGGCTCTCGCCGTCGACGCGCCTCTCACCAACGAAGAACGACGCGCCCGCGACGGCCTCCGCGGCCGCCAGGTCACGCTGAGATAG
- the msrA gene encoding peptide-methionine (S)-S-oxide reductase MsrA, producing MSWYDDLLGRASAESVMVTAEDALPGSDRPIPVLATHFVNGHPLEEPFPEGMERAVLGMGCFWGAEKEFWQLEGVYTTAVGYAGGYTSNPTYEETCSGRTGHTEVVLVVFDPKIISYAEILGHFWENHDPTQGMRQGNDRGTQYRSAIYTLDEQQIETAEATAEAFEKRLAAAGYGAITTEIAPLTKFYYAEDYHQQYLAKNPGGYCPVHATGVSCPVGLLEP from the coding sequence ATGTCATGGTACGACGACCTTCTGGGTCGAGCCTCAGCTGAATCCGTGATGGTCACCGCCGAGGATGCACTCCCAGGAAGTGATCGGCCGATACCGGTTCTGGCGACGCACTTCGTGAACGGGCATCCCCTCGAGGAACCATTCCCCGAGGGGATGGAGCGCGCGGTGCTGGGCATGGGTTGTTTCTGGGGTGCCGAAAAGGAGTTCTGGCAACTCGAGGGCGTGTACACCACAGCGGTCGGATACGCCGGAGGCTATACGTCCAACCCCACCTATGAGGAGACGTGCTCCGGTCGCACCGGACACACCGAGGTGGTGCTGGTGGTGTTCGATCCGAAAATCATCTCGTACGCCGAGATACTCGGCCATTTCTGGGAGAACCACGACCCGACACAGGGCATGCGGCAGGGCAACGACCGGGGAACGCAATATCGTTCCGCCATCTACACGTTGGACGAGCAGCAGATAGAGACCGCGGAAGCTACCGCCGAAGCCTTCGAGAAGCGCCTCGCCGCCGCCGGCTACGGAGCAATTACCACCGAGATCGCCCCGCTCACGAAGTTCTACTATGCCGAGGACTATCACCAGCAGTACCTGGCAAAGAATCCCGGCGGTTATTGCCCGGTGCATGCCACTGGCGTGAGCTGCCCGGTCGGATTGCTCGAGCCCTAG
- a CDS encoding ferritin: protein MTSIDAHNTKFLGLLHDQIRNEFNASHQYLASAVYFDNADLPQLAKHFYKQAVEERNHAMMIIQFFLDRDINVELPGVDPAKGQFESAREPIALALSNEKTVTEQIVHLASTAREEGDYLGEQFMQWFLAEQVEEVASMTTLLTIADRAGGNLFDLENFVAREMSDVAATAGAPKAAGGSI from the coding sequence ATGACATCTATTGACGCGCACAACACAAAGTTCCTCGGTCTGCTTCACGATCAGATCAGGAACGAATTCAACGCGTCACACCAATACCTTGCATCGGCAGTCTATTTCGACAATGCAGACCTGCCGCAGTTGGCCAAGCACTTCTACAAGCAGGCCGTCGAAGAACGCAACCACGCGATGATGATCATTCAGTTCTTCTTGGATCGCGACATCAACGTGGAACTGCCGGGTGTGGACCCCGCCAAGGGGCAATTCGAATCCGCGCGTGAACCGATCGCCCTCGCGCTGAGCAATGAAAAGACGGTCACCGAACAGATCGTGCATCTCGCGAGCACTGCCCGCGAGGAGGGCGACTATCTAGGCGAGCAGTTCATGCAGTGGTTCCTCGCGGAACAGGTCGAGGAGGTCGCGAGCATGACGACTCTGCTGACCATCGCCGATCGTGCGGGCGGCAACCTGTTCGACCTCGAGAATTTCGTCGCGCGCGAGATGAGCGACGTCGCAGCCACAGCCGGGGCACCCAAGGCGGCTGGCGGTTCCATCTGA
- a CDS encoding S49 family peptidase, with product MAKNPLTLPKPLADKLPDRFGGAGSGVVPVVRLHGMIASGGAGFSRVLSAESVEEPLRRAFTTHDAKAVALLINSPGGSPTQSEYIASRIRQLANEHDVPVIAFCEDVVASGGYWLACAADEIYATATSVVGSIGVISAGFGFSELIERLGIERRLHSAGEAKARLDPFFVEKSEDVEWLNTIQEGIHDEFRDWVIERRGEKLKATEANLFDGDVWLGRRAAELGIVDGIGTLREVVEKRFPGARLEMTEARRTLFARLGLPTAVLDDAAAAIVSAASARVAWSRYGR from the coding sequence ATGGCGAAAAACCCGTTAACTCTGCCGAAACCGCTGGCTGACAAGCTTCCAGATCGGTTCGGGGGCGCCGGTTCCGGCGTGGTACCGGTGGTACGGCTGCACGGAATGATCGCTTCGGGTGGCGCGGGGTTCTCTCGAGTGCTCAGCGCGGAATCGGTGGAGGAACCCCTTCGGCGGGCGTTCACCACGCACGACGCCAAGGCCGTCGCGCTCTTGATCAACAGTCCCGGTGGTTCGCCGACCCAGAGTGAATACATCGCCTCACGCATCCGGCAACTGGCCAACGAACACGACGTGCCCGTGATTGCGTTCTGCGAGGACGTCGTGGCTTCCGGTGGTTATTGGCTGGCGTGCGCGGCCGACGAGATCTACGCGACCGCAACATCCGTCGTCGGTTCCATCGGTGTTATCTCCGCCGGCTTCGGATTCTCCGAATTGATCGAGCGCCTCGGTATCGAACGGCGACTCCATTCTGCTGGGGAAGCGAAAGCCCGCCTGGACCCGTTCTTCGTCGAAAAGTCGGAGGATGTCGAGTGGCTGAACACGATCCAGGAAGGCATCCACGACGAGTTCCGTGACTGGGTGATCGAGCGTCGCGGGGAGAAGTTGAAGGCAACCGAGGCAAATCTGTTCGACGGCGACGTGTGGCTGGGGCGCCGCGCCGCCGAGCTCGGCATCGTGGACGGCATCGGCACGCTGCGCGAGGTGGTGGAGAAACGGTTCCCGGGTGCGAGGCTCGAGATGACCGAGGCTCGGCGCACGCTGTTCGCGAGGTTGGGGCTGCCCACCGCGGTTCTGGACGATGCCGCCGCCGCCATCGTGAGTGCGGCCAGTGCTCGCGTCGCCTGGTCTCGCTACGGCAGGTAG
- a CDS encoding DUF4328 domain-containing protein has protein sequence MSLVQVCARCAGRWPVVGAPTQWCPRCHGVLLAPVRTDQHLPPDRRGFRWIARPPSQRSGLAPDHPVASPTPRYTEIPRWGLRDRIEIPVVRRDWQKLLADKTAFFLTFAASLYGLAVLAEVARYAILVRNRTRLIDPAVLAVSDATVFVSQVGGAVFALLSGISAVCWLLRIRRRTFDRSKMSDPRSMGEVIAGCAVPGLNLVMPGVFLLEVIGRDPRAVALVRVWWSLWVFGAALVVFNWFWRSRPGLQVMADGVLLSAFTALVASATAVATLMVVRRLEGRTLTGSKGAITRWVIADREALAS, from the coding sequence ATGAGCCTCGTTCAAGTGTGTGCGCGATGTGCGGGCCGGTGGCCGGTGGTCGGCGCTCCGACGCAGTGGTGCCCCCGCTGTCACGGAGTGCTGCTGGCTCCGGTCCGGACGGACCAGCACCTGCCACCCGATCGGCGAGGCTTCCGCTGGATTGCGCGACCGCCATCGCAGCGCTCCGGCCTTGCGCCTGATCACCCGGTGGCGAGTCCGACGCCGCGCTACACGGAAATCCCGCGCTGGGGATTGCGCGATCGGATCGAGATCCCTGTCGTACGCCGCGACTGGCAGAAGCTGCTCGCCGACAAGACGGCCTTCTTTCTCACTTTCGCCGCGAGCCTCTATGGATTGGCAGTGCTGGCCGAAGTGGCCCGGTACGCCATCCTGGTCCGCAACCGGACCCGGCTGATCGACCCAGCGGTTCTGGCGGTGTCTGATGCCACGGTGTTCGTCAGCCAGGTCGGCGGCGCGGTCTTCGCGCTGCTGTCGGGAATCAGCGCCGTGTGCTGGCTGTTGCGGATTCGTCGTCGTACGTTCGATCGATCCAAGATGTCGGACCCGCGGTCGATGGGAGAGGTGATCGCCGGGTGCGCCGTTCCTGGGCTGAACCTGGTGATGCCGGGGGTATTCCTACTCGAGGTGATCGGTCGGGATCCGCGGGCGGTCGCACTGGTTCGCGTGTGGTGGAGCCTTTGGGTCTTCGGTGCCGCGCTTGTCGTTTTCAACTGGTTCTGGCGCTCGCGCCCCGGGTTGCAGGTCATGGCAGACGGTGTGCTCCTGTCCGCGTTCACGGCGCTGGTCGCGTCCGCGACCGCCGTCGCGACGTTGATGGTCGTTCGCAGGCTCGAGGGGCGGACTCTCACGGGATCGAAGGGCGCGATCACCCGCTGGGTCATCGCGGACCGGGAAGCGCTCGCATCGTGA
- a CDS encoding amidase: MTDSIDSRDETLVHAFRDDALGDLDATGVAQRIADGDVSIREVTEAAIARAESVESALNGLACADFDRALTKADRPHQGIFAGVPTVVKDNVDVAGMPTQHGSVAFTAKPARADGDFVKQYLSTGVIPLGKSRLPEFGFSPSTEFMDAEPVHNPWNLAYSPGASSGGSAALVAAGVVPIAHANDGGGSIRIPAAACGLVGLKPTRGRTVSEAIDTSMPIRLVGQGAVTRSVRDTARWMAAAERYYRNPALPPTRLVEGPSSTRLKIGVVVDSVTATPTDDETRKSVHATADLLAQLGHHVEECPMPIRPSFEEDFAIYWGFLSFALSNGGKRTLGPDFDREATDNLTRGLAALYRKNIAKTPRMLYRLHRTYREYAKIFQKYDVVLSPTLAQTLPKLGYLSPNQSFEELFEKIIAFTGFTPLNNAAGGPAISLPMHETSQGLPLASHFSADHGDERTLLELAFELEQATPWKRIQDAR, from the coding sequence GTGACCGACTCCATAGATTCCCGGGACGAGACGCTCGTCCACGCCTTCCGAGACGACGCTCTCGGAGACCTCGATGCCACCGGTGTTGCGCAGCGGATTGCCGACGGCGACGTGTCGATCCGCGAAGTGACCGAGGCCGCGATCGCTCGTGCCGAATCCGTCGAATCCGCTCTGAACGGGCTGGCCTGCGCTGACTTCGATCGCGCGCTGACCAAGGCCGACCGGCCGCACCAGGGCATCTTCGCCGGTGTGCCGACCGTCGTCAAAGACAACGTCGACGTTGCCGGGATGCCCACCCAGCACGGGAGCGTTGCCTTCACGGCGAAGCCCGCTAGAGCAGACGGAGACTTCGTCAAGCAATACCTATCCACCGGCGTGATCCCACTCGGCAAGAGCCGCCTGCCGGAGTTCGGGTTCAGCCCGTCCACCGAATTCATGGATGCCGAACCCGTTCACAATCCGTGGAATCTCGCGTACTCGCCCGGAGCGTCTTCGGGCGGCTCGGCCGCGCTCGTCGCAGCAGGTGTGGTGCCGATCGCTCATGCCAACGACGGCGGCGGATCAATCCGCATTCCCGCCGCGGCGTGCGGGCTCGTCGGCCTGAAACCGACCCGCGGCCGAACAGTCTCCGAAGCCATCGACACATCGATGCCGATCCGACTCGTGGGGCAGGGTGCGGTCACCCGATCGGTGCGCGACACCGCCCGATGGATGGCCGCTGCCGAACGCTACTACCGCAACCCTGCTCTGCCGCCGACCCGCTTGGTCGAGGGGCCCAGCAGCACCCGACTGAAGATCGGAGTGGTCGTCGATTCGGTGACGGCCACCCCAACCGACGACGAGACCCGGAAATCGGTGCACGCCACCGCCGATCTGCTGGCTCAGCTCGGGCACCACGTCGAGGAGTGCCCGATGCCGATTCGTCCTTCGTTCGAGGAAGACTTCGCCATCTACTGGGGCTTCCTGTCGTTCGCACTCTCCAACGGTGGAAAACGGACGCTCGGACCGGACTTCGACCGCGAGGCAACCGACAATCTGACACGCGGGCTGGCCGCGCTGTACCGCAAGAACATCGCGAAGACTCCCCGGATGCTCTACCGCCTGCACCGCACGTACCGCGAGTACGCGAAGATCTTCCAGAAGTACGACGTTGTCCTGTCGCCGACCCTCGCCCAGACATTGCCGAAGCTCGGATATCTTTCGCCGAACCAGAGTTTCGAGGAGCTGTTCGAGAAGATCATCGCGTTCACGGGTTTCACCCCGCTGAACAACGCAGCGGGCGGGCCGGCCATCTCCCTGCCGATGCACGAGACGTCCCAGGGGCTTCCGCTGGCATCTCACTTCTCCGCGGATCACGGGGACGAGCGGACCCTGCTCGAGTTGGCATTCGAACTCGAGCAGGCGACGCCGTGGAAGCGGATTCAGGACGCTCGCTGA
- a CDS encoding LLM class F420-dependent oxidoreductase translates to MELRVFTEPQQGATYDELLAVALAAERCGYGAFFRSDHFLPMNVEGLPGPTDAWITLAGLARETSTIRLGTLVTSATFRRAGPLAISVAQVDQMSDGRVDFGIGAGWFEEEHKAYGIPFPSLKERFELLDESLAVITGLWRAPVGETFSYDGAHLTVKDSPALPKPRQPHGPPIIIGGGGMKKTPALAARYADEFNAPFHHTDAAREAFGRVRTACKAINRDSTELVYSTTLVLCCGRSEGEVSRRAAAIGRDVDELRENGLAGSPAELVDKIGRYAEAGTQRIYLQTLDLSDIDHVELVASEVMPQL, encoded by the coding sequence ATGGAGTTGCGAGTCTTTACCGAACCTCAGCAAGGCGCAACCTACGACGAGCTGCTGGCCGTGGCTTTGGCCGCCGAGCGATGTGGATACGGCGCGTTCTTCCGGTCGGATCACTTTCTCCCTATGAATGTGGAGGGCTTGCCGGGCCCGACGGACGCGTGGATCACCCTGGCCGGACTGGCCCGCGAGACGTCCACGATCCGGCTCGGCACCCTGGTCACGTCAGCGACGTTCCGCCGCGCCGGACCGCTGGCCATCTCGGTGGCACAGGTGGACCAGATGAGCGACGGCCGCGTGGATTTCGGTATCGGCGCCGGATGGTTCGAGGAGGAGCACAAGGCGTACGGGATTCCGTTCCCTTCACTGAAGGAACGATTCGAACTGCTCGACGAATCCCTCGCCGTGATCACAGGGTTGTGGCGCGCCCCCGTCGGCGAGACCTTCTCATACGACGGGGCGCATCTGACCGTCAAGGATTCGCCCGCCCTTCCCAAGCCTCGGCAGCCACACGGCCCGCCCATCATCATCGGCGGCGGCGGTATGAAGAAGACCCCGGCGCTCGCGGCGAGGTATGCGGACGAATTCAATGCGCCCTTCCATCACACTGATGCAGCGCGAGAGGCATTCGGTCGAGTTCGGACCGCGTGCAAGGCAATCAACCGTGACTCGACCGAGTTGGTGTACTCCACCACGCTCGTCCTCTGCTGCGGCCGAAGCGAGGGGGAGGTCTCGCGTCGCGCCGCAGCCATCGGGCGCGACGTAGACGAACTCCGAGAGAACGGGCTCGCCGGGTCGCCTGCCGAACTGGTCGACAAGATCGGCCGCTACGCCGAGGCAGGAACGCAACGGATCTACTTGCAGACCTTGGACCTGAGCGACATCGACCACGTCGAGCTCGTCGCGAGCGAGGTAATGCCCCAGTTGTGA
- a CDS encoding superoxide dismutase: MSEYTLPELPYDYAALEPHISGKIMELHHDKHHAAYVKGANTALEKMAEAREDGTIADKALLLSRNLAFNLGGHTNHSIFWKNLSPNGGDKPTGDLAAAIDDQFGSFDKFKAHFTGVATTIQGSGWALLGYDTIGQRLVIEQMTDQHGNITAAIIPVVMLDMWEHAFYLDYQNVKPDYVKAWWNVVNWADAAERFERARTQGAGLLG, encoded by the coding sequence GTGTCTGAATACACGCTGCCAGAACTCCCCTACGATTACGCCGCTCTCGAGCCGCACATTTCCGGCAAGATCATGGAGTTGCACCACGACAAGCACCACGCGGCCTACGTGAAGGGCGCGAACACCGCCCTCGAGAAGATGGCCGAGGCCCGCGAGGACGGCACGATCGCGGACAAGGCGCTGCTCTTGTCGCGCAATCTCGCCTTCAACCTCGGCGGCCATACCAACCACTCCATCTTCTGGAAGAACCTGTCCCCGAACGGTGGCGACAAGCCGACAGGCGACCTGGCCGCCGCCATCGACGATCAGTTCGGATCGTTCGACAAGTTCAAGGCCCACTTCACCGGTGTCGCCACCACCATCCAGGGGTCGGGTTGGGCATTGCTGGGCTACGACACGATCGGCCAGCGACTGGTCATCGAGCAGATGACGGATCAGCACGGCAACATCACCGCCGCGATCATCCCCGTCGTCATGCTCGATATGTGGGAGCACGCCTTCTACCTCGACTACCAGAACGTGAAGCCGGACTACGTCAAGGCTTGGTGGAACGTCGTGAACTGGGCGGACGCAGCGGAGCGCTTCGAGCGTGCGCGTACCCAGGGGGCCGGCCTCCTCGGGTAA
- a CDS encoding Rv1733c family protein: MLNDSYPRRPHRRPSRRGNPLLRRSDRIERRASILLVLLALVMLPLSVVMGARTIDSQLALSKQQSAEYSTVTATTVADAFNEATTSRFAASEAYEAPAEWTWGNAVRKGDIAVYPATQAGSHEQIWVDQNGNLAQKPVSPAAARVGGVIAGLFTWFAVMAIGLSGLAITRILLNRARYAQWDREIRQYLDSSTRH; this comes from the coding sequence ATGCTGAACGATTCTTACCCGCGGCGTCCGCATAGGCGCCCTTCTCGTCGGGGTAATCCACTTCTGAGGCGCTCGGACCGGATAGAGCGACGGGCCAGCATTCTTCTGGTGCTGCTTGCGCTGGTCATGCTGCCACTATCGGTCGTGATGGGCGCCCGCACCATCGATAGTCAGTTGGCCCTGTCGAAGCAACAGAGCGCCGAGTACAGCACCGTCACTGCCACCACGGTCGCCGACGCGTTCAACGAGGCCACAACTTCGCGCTTCGCCGCGTCCGAAGCCTATGAAGCGCCCGCAGAGTGGACGTGGGGCAACGCCGTCCGCAAAGGTGACATCGCGGTCTACCCGGCTACACAGGCGGGCTCGCATGAGCAGATCTGGGTCGACCAAAACGGGAACCTCGCTCAGAAACCCGTGTCGCCGGCCGCGGCACGAGTCGGTGGTGTGATTGCGGGGCTGTTCACCTGGTTCGCCGTGATGGCGATCGGGTTGTCCGGACTCGCGATCACCCGGATCCTTCTCAACCGCGCACGTTACGCCCAATGGGACCGAGAGATCCGTCAGTATCTGGACTCGAGCACGCGGCACTGA
- a CDS encoding acyltransferase family protein, whose protein sequence is MPSLLPVADTHAAAPRVDLTGANLLRFVAVLAVLYSHISFYLIDDLGTGWWFIDVVHRTFIEVGGLNQHLSFFGVAIFMMLTGMLITRSAIRQEPGQFLLHRLGRILPAFWVAIFAAIVLVRLGINGMFSGQDGVSNVEAALSFVLGGFFLKPEVAVLGVTWTLAVQVVFYFSCVAARPVLRSVPIVMPMAGAAVCALVLLYNIYVPQPYSVPMLSKIAATMPAVFLGQILYLAWAGLAQKRWIVVALIAQVQLIQLATDFRVYWAGNRYLWTFFVITLCVVLIGRYNGPVTRWAVIRWTAQRSYAIYLVHTLILYRVYNVTVDSLGATGAVIAFLVATALVSEALYRWVEVPATRWVAARAEQLRERSKLAKERASALAQKGTPAPAPEGAPVPQVASSHVMVRRPSGSSLS, encoded by the coding sequence GTGCCTTCGCTGTTGCCTGTTGCGGATACGCATGCGGCGGCGCCGCGTGTGGATCTCACGGGCGCGAATTTGCTCCGTTTCGTGGCAGTCCTGGCCGTACTCTACTCACACATTTCGTTCTACCTGATCGACGACCTTGGGACCGGATGGTGGTTCATCGACGTCGTTCATCGGACATTCATCGAAGTAGGCGGACTCAACCAGCACCTGTCCTTCTTTGGCGTAGCCATTTTCATGATGCTGACCGGTATGTTGATCACCCGATCAGCCATCCGCCAAGAGCCGGGACAATTTCTGCTTCACCGACTCGGGCGTATTCTTCCCGCATTCTGGGTGGCCATATTCGCCGCGATCGTTCTGGTGCGACTCGGTATCAACGGCATGTTCAGTGGGCAGGACGGAGTATCCAACGTCGAGGCGGCCCTGAGTTTCGTGCTCGGCGGTTTCTTCCTCAAGCCCGAGGTAGCGGTACTCGGTGTCACCTGGACTCTTGCCGTGCAGGTTGTCTTCTACTTCTCCTGTGTGGCGGCGCGTCCCGTTCTGCGGTCAGTGCCTATCGTGATGCCGATGGCGGGCGCGGCTGTCTGCGCGCTGGTTCTGCTCTACAACATCTACGTGCCCCAGCCGTACTCGGTCCCGATGCTGTCGAAGATCGCCGCGACTATGCCGGCAGTCTTCCTCGGACAGATCCTGTACCTCGCGTGGGCGGGACTGGCACAAAAACGGTGGATCGTGGTCGCCTTGATCGCGCAGGTCCAGCTCATTCAGTTGGCCACCGATTTCCGTGTCTACTGGGCCGGGAACCGCTATCTGTGGACCTTCTTCGTGATCACCCTGTGTGTGGTGCTGATCGGCCGTTACAACGGGCCGGTAACGCGCTGGGCGGTTATTCGGTGGACGGCCCAGCGCAGCTACGCGATTTACCTGGTGCACACGCTGATCCTGTACCGGGTGTACAACGTCACGGTCGATTCCCTCGGCGCGACCGGGGCGGTCATTGCATTCCTCGTTGCGACCGCCCTGGTGTCGGAGGCGCTGTACCGATGGGTGGAGGTTCCGGCGACGCGGTGGGTTGCGGCGCGAGCCGAACAATTGCGCGAGCGGTCGAAGCTTGCGAAGGAACGCGCCTCGGCGCTCGCGCAGAAGGGAACCCCGGCGCCAGCGCCGGAGGGTGCCCCGGTGCCGCAGGTAGCATCGAGTCATGTCATGGTACGACGACCTTCTGGGTCGAGCCTCAGCTGA
- a CDS encoding glycerophosphodiester phosphodiesterase has translation MSPDRRGPLVVAHRGASAARPEHTLAAYELALEEGADGLECDVRLTRDGHLVCVHDRTVDRTSSGTGVVSEMTRDELADFNYGTSDEPAGLLELRTLIELTLDWSERPVKLFIETKHPVRFGSLVESKVLAELQRFGIGAPPSADHARAVVMSFSASAVWRIRRSAPLLPTVLLGESARVLGGGAATTVGATAVGPSVKTLHEHPDIVDRAAAAGRATYCWTVDSRSDVELCRELGVGWVATNYPGRTKNWLES, from the coding sequence GTGAGCCCCGACCGGCGAGGACCTTTGGTGGTGGCGCATCGCGGCGCGTCCGCGGCTCGGCCCGAGCACACCCTTGCCGCGTACGAACTGGCACTGGAAGAGGGTGCGGACGGCCTCGAGTGCGACGTGCGACTCACCCGAGACGGCCACCTCGTATGCGTCCACGATCGCACTGTCGACCGAACCTCGTCGGGTACCGGCGTCGTCAGTGAGATGACGCGCGACGAGCTGGCCGATTTCAACTACGGCACCTCCGATGAACCAGCCGGCCTCCTCGAACTGAGGACCCTGATCGAGTTGACGCTGGATTGGTCGGAACGGCCGGTGAAACTGTTCATCGAAACCAAGCATCCCGTCCGCTTCGGCAGTCTCGTCGAGAGCAAAGTGCTCGCCGAGTTGCAGCGCTTCGGCATCGGGGCACCACCTTCCGCCGACCATGCGCGCGCGGTCGTGATGTCGTTCTCCGCGAGTGCTGTGTGGCGGATCCGCCGGTCGGCGCCGCTGCTCCCGACGGTCCTGCTGGGCGAATCCGCCCGTGTCCTCGGCGGTGGTGCGGCGACAACCGTCGGGGCCACCGCAGTCGGGCCATCCGTGAAGACCCTGCATGAGCACCCCGACATCGTCGACAGGGCCGCGGCGGCGGGACGCGCCACCTACTGCTGGACCGTCGACAGCCGCAGCGACGTCGAGCTGTGCCGCGAACTCGGCGTCGGTTGGGTGGCCACCAACTACCCCGGCCGCACCAAGAATTGGCTCGAATCCTGA